GATTTTGTTAAAACCTCGCTGGAATTCTGAGCAATATGGGAAATGGCCTGGGTCATGTCATTGACAATCATCTCAGTTTCCCCGACAACCTGGGTCTGGCCTGCCGCTCCAGTGGCGACAGACTCGATGGTTTGCGCCACCTGGGTTGCTGCTTTAGCCGTTTGTTCCGCACTGGCCGTCAGCTCTTCACTGGAGGCGGCAACTTGTTCAGCTGCTTTGGCTACTTTTTGCAGGACGTCCCGCAGATTCATGCTCATTTTGGTAAACGCTTCGATTAAGTCGGCGATCTCGTCATTTCCGTTGTATGCTACATTGACTCTGACCAGGTTTCCAGCTGCGATTTGACCGGCAGCGCCGGCTAAGCCTTGCAGCGGGCGGGATAACCGCCGGGAAAACCAAAGGGCAACCCCGAGCGAAAGAATGATGATCACCAGGCTTGCAACCACCAGCAATGTTTCCACCTGCTGAACCATGGCTTCATTTTCATCGGTCCGCAAAACCATCCGTTCGCTTAAAAAGGTAGTAAAACTATTCATTTCGGCTTCAGCCTCATCGGCTATCGCCGCCCCCTCGGCAAGCCCCTGAATTGCAGCTGCCTGTCCCTGGGTGCGGTTGGTCAAAATCACCCTGTCCGATACGACATGATAATTACCCAAAATCTTCTTCAAACTGGAGACTTGCTGTTTGCCTTCCGGAGTAAGCAATTTGGTCTCCAGGCTGGTCAGCGTTTTGTCCATTTTGATTCGGGACTGATCATATTGCGATATATACCGCTCATTCCCGGTCAAGAGATACGCCCGCACCAGCGAACTCTGATTGCGCAGTTCTCCGTACGCCTCTTTGACCTCTACTACCAGCGGCGCGCTTCTTTCGATTACATTCATGTAGCCGGCCTCGATACTACTTAATTGATAGTAGCTGTAGCCCAAAAGACCGGTGAAGACCAAAATAATGAGGACGATTGCTGTCAGGATTTGTTTGCCAATATTAATGCGCATAAGCACTCCCTTTCGCTGCTGGTTCTCCCTTTGACGCCGAAAATGACAGGTACATAGCCGAAAAAATAGAAACACCTAACCGATTTGCAAAAACAAACCAACTAGATGTCCACCTACTTTCATCCAGCTTTGATGAGAAACCAGACCATAAGCAACGTAGTCAGACGTTTTCAGATAGTACCTATCATATCTGTCTGCAGCTATTATTTGCCTTTATATCTTTATTTATATTACCAGTCATCCGACTATTGTGTCAAGGCAGTCCAAGGCGCATATACGTTCAAAAATCCCCTATACAACGGTCAAAACAGCCCGGTAAATCCCATTTATTTTCCGCGATATTTTTTCTGCCTGCAATTAAGAAATTAAATTTATCGGTTCGGTGTTTTGCGCCCATACTTGACAACCTGTATGTCATCGATGGTGACCATACCCTCTTCCACAATCTCATCCAGATACGGCAGCAATTTAGCGATATACTCCTCACTGTCGATAATTTCCACCAATATCGGTAGATCCGCAGAGAGATCCAGCAGGGACGCTGCATGAATACGGCTGTTGGCGCCATAACCCATAAGGCCCCGAAATACGGTAGCCCCGGCCAGATCAAGTTCCCTGGCCTTTTCCACAATGACCTGATACAGTGCCCGCCGTTTCCAGTGGTCGCTTTCTCCGATATAAATCCGCAAACGTTTGGCTTGGCTGGCGATTTTAGGCATAGTGTGTTCCTCCTTTGACGCTTGACATCATACGTCTCTCAATTCAACTTCCGTATCACTGTATATATAAATTATAGCAGGAAAATCCTTGAAAAGGAACTTTTTTGCCGCTTGGCAAAAAAGAAAACGCCCCAGTATGCCTGAGGCGTCATGTCAAAAGCAGTTAAAACCGGAAAGTGGCGACCATGTTCTGCATATTTTCAGCCATACGGGCAAGCGCGGTGCAGGCAGAAGCGATTTCCTGCATGGTGGCGGTCTGCTCCTCGGCTGCGGCGGAAATTGTCTGGGTGCTCGCGGCCGTTTCTACGGCGATTTGTTTTACATTGCCAACAGAATGGCCTACCTCACCGCTTGAGGCGGATAATTCCTCGGCGACCGTGCTGATTTCCTGGATTTCTCCGTTCAGGGCATCGATTACTGTGACAATGCTGCGGAACCTTTCGCCGGTGTCCGTAATTACCGTAATACCCCGGTTCACCTCGTCAGTGCCCGACTGCATGGCTTGAACTGCTGTTTGCGTGTCGGTTTGAATCAGTTGGATAATTTCTGAGATTTCTTTCGCCGCCAGTTGCGACTGGCCTGCCAGTTTACGGACCTCTTCGGCTACCACTGCGAAGCCCCGGCCATGTTCGCCAGCCCGGGCGGCCTCGATGGCGGCGTTTAAGGCCAGAAGATTGGTCTGCCCGGCTATTTGCTGAATAGCCGATACAATTGTGCCAATACGGTTGGAGTTGGCGCCTAATTGTTCTACGACGACAGCGGCATGGGACACTGAATTTTGGATCTGGCTCATTTGGTTCGTAGCCTCATTCACCGCCTCATTGCCCACCCGGGCTGCGGCTGAAGCCTCATGGGATTTAGTCAGCACCTGTTCAGAATTCCGGGCAATATGGGAAATCGCCTGGGTCATATCATTTACAATTGTTTCAGTTTGATTGACAACCCGAGTCTGCCCTGTCGCCCCGCTGGCGACGGATTCGATAGTTTGCGCCACCTGAGTGGATGCCTTAGCCGTCTGATCGGCGCTGGCAGTCAGTTGCTCCGAGGATGCCGCCAGCTGTTCGGCAGCTTTGGTTACCCCCTTCAGGATATTACGCAAATTGAGACTCATCTTGGTAAACGCCAGAATTAAGACAGTAATTTCATCCTGGCCCTTGTATTTGATGTTGACCGGTACCAGGTTGCCTGCGGCAATCTCACCGGCAACAGCGGCTAATGCCTGAAGCGGACGGGATATTCTCCCGGAGAATCTTATGCCAGTAGCAATAGAAAGAATGATGACGATTAAGCTCCAAACCAACAGTGTCAATTCTACCCGCCCGACCATGGCGTCATTCTCGTCAGTGCGCAGAATCATCCGCTCACTTAAAAAGGTTACCAAATCATTCATTTGCGTTTCGGCAGCCTTAGCCGTTGACGCACCCTCGGCAATCACTTTAACCGCCGCGTCTCGCCCCTGGGTGCGGCCGATGTGAATGGCCTTATCCGCTGCGGAATGATATTCGGCTAAAACCTGCTTCAGGTCGGAAGTTTTTTGCTTACCTTCGGGGGTAATCAGTTTGGTCTGGAGACTGTCCAGGGTTTTATCCATTCTGGACCGGGATTGGTCATATTGGACTATGTAGTTCTCCTCCCCGGTTAAGAGATAGGCCCGCACCAGCGAACTTTGATTGCGAAGCTCACCGTTGACGTCTTTCACCTCTACCACTAGCGGGGCGCTTCTCAAAATCACACCCATGTATCCTGCCTTGATGACCTCCAACTGATAGTAACCATATGCCAAAAGACCGGTAAATAGCAATACAATAAGACTTAACGCCAGTAGAATCTGTTTTCTGATGTTAATGTGCAAAACCCCTTCCCCCTATTT
Above is a window of Acetonema longum DSM 6540 DNA encoding:
- a CDS encoding methyl-accepting chemotaxis protein; the protein is MRINIGKQILTAIVLIILVFTGLLGYSYYQLSSIEAGYMNVIERSAPLVVEVKEAYGELRNQSSLVRAYLLTGNERYISQYDQSRIKMDKTLTSLETKLLTPEGKQQVSSLKKILGNYHVVSDRVILTNRTQGQAAAIQGLAEGAAIADEAEAEMNSFTTFLSERMVLRTDENEAMVQQVETLLVVASLVIIILSLGVALWFSRRLSRPLQGLAGAAGQIAAGNLVRVNVAYNGNDEIADLIEAFTKMSMNLRDVLQKVAKAAEQVAASSEELTASAEQTAKAATQVAQTIESVATGAAGQTQVVGETEMIVNDMTQAISHIAQNSSEVLTKSMEASTAAQVGNEAVAEATRQMGNITESVTHAAGVVEKLGENSYRIGEIVTAITQIAGQTNLLALNAAIEAARAGEQGRGFAVVADEVRKLAEQSQLAAGEIAEIVKVIQADTQTAVQAMQTGTAEVHRGTEVITDTGERFRDIVTGIAALNSQIQEINAATEELSAASSEVAHSVDNVKKIATQTAGNTQTISAAAEEQSATMEEIASSSTALSNMAENLQNVVVSFKF
- a CDS encoding DUF190 domain-containing protein; the protein is MPKIASQAKRLRIYIGESDHWKRRALYQVIVEKARELDLAGATVFRGLMGYGANSRIHAASLLDLSADLPILVEIIDSEEYIAKLLPYLDEIVEEGMVTIDDIQVVKYGRKTPNR
- a CDS encoding methyl-accepting chemotaxis protein gives rise to the protein MHINIRKQILLALSLIVLLFTGLLAYGYYQLEVIKAGYMGVILRSAPLVVEVKDVNGELRNQSSLVRAYLLTGEENYIVQYDQSRSRMDKTLDSLQTKLITPEGKQKTSDLKQVLAEYHSAADKAIHIGRTQGRDAAVKVIAEGASTAKAAETQMNDLVTFLSERMILRTDENDAMVGRVELTLLVWSLIVIILSIATGIRFSGRISRPLQALAAVAGEIAAGNLVPVNIKYKGQDEITVLILAFTKMSLNLRNILKGVTKAAEQLAASSEQLTASADQTAKASTQVAQTIESVASGATGQTRVVNQTETIVNDMTQAISHIARNSEQVLTKSHEASAAARVGNEAVNEATNQMSQIQNSVSHAAVVVEQLGANSNRIGTIVSAIQQIAGQTNLLALNAAIEAARAGEHGRGFAVVAEEVRKLAGQSQLAAKEISEIIQLIQTDTQTAVQAMQSGTDEVNRGITVITDTGERFRSIVTVIDALNGEIQEISTVAEELSASSGEVGHSVGNVKQIAVETAASTQTISAAAEEQTATMQEIASACTALARMAENMQNMVATFRF